A section of the Posidoniimonas corsicana genome encodes:
- a CDS encoding N-acetyltransferase, with protein sequence MKAVFDVSGMHCQSCEQKLRESLLASPHVDRAEVSLADETATVAGDADLSLEELNDRVAQAGDYHLAPTDSAERQPAPHSDYLVEGVEHDADNNRFVYLSDSRESVLSYERPDAGVINLAHTFVPPADRGNGIAARLAESALNYAEQQTLRVIPTCSYVRSYLEDNPRYQSLTNGKKQQADDHEGEPSDASQHNHHSDASHDHDHADHHRSWLATYKPLLLIIGYLIGGTAIAGAAAGVWSAGFLMSVFMGLFFVAFSFFKMLDLAGFAEAYTSYDLIAARWLPYAYVYPFIELGLGVAYLLQVWPVAVNAATLAVMLVSTAGVVNAVARGRDIQCGCLGTMFDLPMSTLTIVEDGTMAVMAAVMLVMLLA encoded by the coding sequence ATGAAAGCCGTGTTTGACGTTTCTGGCATGCACTGCCAATCCTGTGAGCAGAAATTACGTGAGTCGCTGCTCGCCAGCCCGCACGTTGACCGGGCCGAGGTCTCGCTCGCCGACGAGACGGCCACCGTGGCCGGCGACGCCGACCTCTCGCTCGAGGAGTTGAACGACCGCGTCGCGCAGGCCGGCGACTATCACCTGGCGCCCACCGATAGCGCCGAGCGCCAACCGGCGCCCCACAGCGACTACCTCGTCGAGGGCGTGGAGCACGACGCCGACAACAACCGCTTTGTCTACCTCAGCGACAGCCGCGAAAGCGTGCTCAGCTACGAGCGGCCCGACGCCGGCGTCATCAACCTTGCGCACACGTTCGTGCCGCCGGCCGACCGCGGCAACGGCATCGCCGCGCGGCTGGCCGAGTCCGCACTAAATTACGCCGAGCAGCAAACCCTGCGGGTGATCCCCACGTGCAGCTACGTGCGGAGCTACCTGGAGGACAACCCGCGTTACCAGTCGCTGACCAACGGCAAGAAGCAGCAGGCCGACGACCACGAGGGCGAGCCCTCCGACGCCAGCCAGCACAACCACCACAGCGACGCCTCGCACGATCACGACCACGCCGACCACCACCGGTCGTGGCTGGCCACCTACAAACCGCTGCTGCTGATCATCGGCTACCTGATCGGCGGCACGGCCATCGCCGGCGCGGCGGCGGGCGTCTGGTCGGCCGGGTTCCTGATGAGCGTGTTCATGGGGCTGTTCTTCGTAGCGTTCTCGTTCTTCAAGATGCTCGACCTGGCGGGCTTCGCCGAAGCCTACACCTCGTACGACCTGATCGCCGCTCGCTGGCTGCCGTATGCGTACGTCTACCCATTCATCGAACTGGGCCTGGGCGTGGCGTACCTGCTGCAGGTGTGGCCGGTTGCCGTGAACGCGGCCACGCTCGCCGTGATGCTGGTCAGCACCGCGGGCGTAGTAAACGCCGTGGCCCGCGGCCGCGACATCCAGTGCGGCTGCCTGGGCACGATGTTCGACCTGCCGATGAGCACCCTCACCATCGTCGAGGACGGCACGATGGCCGTGATGGCCGCCGTGATGCTGGTGATGCTGCTGGCGTAG
- a CDS encoding arylsulfatase: protein MPRLLAALLLCLTLCPLTAADDRPNIVVILVDDMGFSDLGCYGSEIQTPNIDSLAAGGLRFTQFCNAGRCCPTRASLLTGLHPHQVGVGHMTAPPGQPLGFEGPYQGYLNDNCVTLAEVLRSAGYHTLMTGKWHVGVDPAQQQCWPLQRGFDKYYGCLSGAINYFKPGGGRGITLGNDPVPTGEDWYATDAFTDKALEFLSAANHADDRPFFLYLAYNAPHWPLNAKRQDYEKYRGKYRQGWAPMMQARQAKQRELGLFEGEVTPAEHVGPQWDSLKPQQQDRLDAVMAAYAGCLDSVDQNVGKLLAHLDAIGERDNTLILFLSDNGACQEGGRLGGGGHRMVLDPPLETTDGPRIGLAWANACNTPFRKYKHFVHEGGHCTPMIANWPAGIPRGDSGGFVRRLAYLPDFMATCLELSGGEYPDDVPPCEGRSLLPLLTGSDAPIHADPVCWEHEGNAAVRHGKWKLVREYKKPWELYDLEADRTELNDLAATNADKRDELIAVWESWAREKGVAFPERFNMYEFLNRKGRKEGHG, encoded by the coding sequence ATGCCAAGACTCCTCGCCGCGCTGCTCCTCTGCCTGACGCTCTGCCCGCTGACCGCCGCCGATGACCGGCCCAACATTGTCGTGATCCTGGTCGACGACATGGGCTTCTCCGACCTGGGCTGCTACGGCTCGGAGATCCAGACCCCCAACATCGACTCGCTCGCCGCCGGCGGTCTGCGGTTCACGCAGTTCTGCAACGCCGGGCGGTGCTGTCCCACCCGCGCCAGCCTGCTGACCGGGCTGCACCCGCACCAGGTGGGCGTCGGCCACATGACCGCCCCACCCGGGCAGCCGCTGGGGTTCGAGGGCCCTTACCAGGGCTACCTGAACGACAACTGCGTAACGCTGGCCGAGGTGCTCCGCTCCGCCGGGTACCACACGCTGATGACCGGCAAGTGGCACGTCGGCGTGGACCCGGCGCAGCAGCAGTGCTGGCCGCTGCAGCGGGGCTTCGACAAGTACTACGGCTGCCTGAGCGGCGCAATCAACTACTTCAAGCCCGGCGGCGGTCGCGGCATCACACTGGGCAACGACCCGGTCCCCACCGGCGAGGACTGGTACGCCACCGACGCGTTCACCGACAAGGCGCTCGAGTTCCTCTCCGCTGCCAACCACGCCGACGACCGGCCCTTCTTCCTCTACCTGGCCTACAACGCGCCGCACTGGCCGTTGAACGCCAAGCGGCAGGACTACGAGAAGTACCGCGGCAAGTACCGGCAGGGCTGGGCGCCGATGATGCAGGCCCGGCAGGCCAAGCAGCGTGAGCTGGGGCTGTTCGAGGGCGAGGTGACGCCGGCCGAACACGTCGGACCCCAGTGGGATTCGCTCAAACCGCAGCAGCAGGACCGCCTCGACGCGGTCATGGCCGCGTACGCGGGCTGCCTGGATTCGGTGGATCAAAACGTCGGCAAGCTGCTGGCGCACCTCGACGCGATCGGCGAGCGCGACAACACGCTCATCCTGTTCCTGTCGGACAACGGCGCCTGCCAGGAAGGCGGCCGCCTGGGCGGCGGCGGGCACCGGATGGTGCTCGACCCGCCACTCGAAACCACCGACGGGCCGCGGATCGGCCTCGCTTGGGCCAACGCCTGCAACACGCCGTTCCGCAAGTACAAACACTTTGTGCACGAGGGGGGCCACTGCACGCCGATGATCGCCAACTGGCCGGCGGGCATCCCCCGCGGCGACAGCGGCGGCTTTGTGCGACGCCTGGCCTACCTGCCCGACTTCATGGCCACCTGCCTGGAGCTGTCCGGCGGCGAGTACCCTGACGACGTGCCGCCCTGCGAGGGCAGGTCATTGCTGCCGCTGCTGACCGGTTCGGACGCGCCGATCCACGCCGATCCGGTCTGCTGGGAGCACGAGGGCAACGCCGCCGTCCGGCACGGGAAGTGGAAGCTGGTCCGCGAGTATAAGAAGCCATGGGAGCTCTACGACCTCGAAGCCGACCGCACCGAGCTGAACGACCTGGCCGCGACCAACGCCGACAAGCGGGACGAGCTGATCGCGGTGTGGGAGTCGTGGGCGCGGGAAAAGGGCGTTGCGTTCCCCGAAAGGTTCAACATGTACGAGTTCCTGAACCGCAAGGGCCGGAAAGAGGGCCACGGGTAG
- a CDS encoding DUF1501 domain-containing protein, which yields MLDLATRRHFFTSGRNLLGGAALASLLSESTAQASSAAAVGPHFAPRAKRVIYLHMVGGPSQMDLFDYKPGMRDWYDKDLPESIRQGQRLTTMTSGQARFPIAPSKYSFAQQGQSGMWMNQELLPWLSKKSDEICWMRSLHTEAINHEPAIAALQTGNQVPGRPCLGAWASYGLGPINQNLPTFAVLIAIPTNREQEQAISSRLWASGYLSGEHAGVSFRSKGDPILYINNPPGVPDRLRRRSIEGINALNHMGYQRLGDPQTATRIHQYEMAFRMQASVPELTDLASEPKHTFDLYGEDAKKPGSFAYTALMARRLAERGVRFVQVYHNNWDHHGNLAGRMPEQCKDVDQPCYALLEDLKQRGMLEDTLVIWGGEFGRTIYSQGNLSPTNYGRDHHPRCFTMWMAGGGAKGGHIHGETDDFSYNIVRDPIHIRDFHATILHLMGFDHERFTHRFQGLDQKLTGVVPAHVIPELIV from the coding sequence ATGCTCGACCTGGCCACCCGCCGACACTTCTTCACCAGCGGCCGCAACCTGCTGGGCGGCGCCGCCCTCGCTTCGCTGCTGAGCGAGTCGACCGCCCAGGCGTCGAGCGCCGCGGCCGTGGGGCCGCACTTTGCGCCGCGGGCGAAGCGGGTGATCTACCTGCACATGGTGGGCGGCCCCTCGCAGATGGACCTGTTCGACTACAAGCCGGGGATGCGTGACTGGTACGACAAGGACCTCCCCGAGTCCATCCGCCAGGGTCAGCGGCTAACCACCATGACCAGCGGCCAGGCGCGGTTCCCCATCGCGCCGTCCAAGTACAGCTTCGCCCAGCAGGGCCAGTCCGGCATGTGGATGAACCAGGAGCTGCTGCCCTGGCTCTCGAAGAAGTCCGACGAGATCTGCTGGATGCGGTCGCTGCACACCGAGGCGATCAACCACGAACCGGCCATCGCCGCGCTGCAGACCGGCAACCAGGTGCCCGGCCGCCCATGCCTGGGCGCGTGGGCGTCGTACGGGCTGGGGCCGATCAATCAGAACCTGCCGACCTTCGCGGTGCTGATCGCCATCCCCACCAACCGCGAGCAGGAGCAAGCCATTTCCTCGCGGCTGTGGGCGTCGGGCTACCTGTCGGGCGAGCACGCGGGCGTGTCGTTCCGCAGCAAGGGCGACCCGATCCTGTACATCAACAACCCGCCCGGCGTGCCCGACCGCCTCCGCCGCCGGTCCATCGAGGGCATCAACGCGCTCAACCACATGGGCTACCAGCGGCTGGGGGACCCGCAGACCGCCACCCGGATCCACCAGTACGAGATGGCCTTCCGCATGCAGGCCAGCGTGCCGGAGCTGACCGACCTGGCCAGCGAGCCGAAACACACCTTCGACCTGTACGGCGAGGACGCCAAGAAGCCGGGCTCGTTCGCCTATACCGCGCTGATGGCCCGCCGGCTGGCGGAGCGTGGCGTGCGGTTCGTGCAGGTGTACCACAACAATTGGGACCACCACGGCAACCTGGCGGGCCGCATGCCCGAGCAGTGCAAAGACGTCGACCAGCCCTGCTACGCGCTGCTGGAAGACCTCAAGCAGCGCGGCATGCTGGAGGACACCCTGGTGATCTGGGGCGGCGAGTTCGGCCGCACCATCTACTCGCAGGGCAACCTCTCGCCAACCAACTACGGACGCGACCACCACCCCCGCTGCTTCACCATGTGGATGGCGGGCGGCGGCGCCAAGGGAGGACACATCCACGGCGAGACCGACGACTTCTCCTACAACATCGTCCGCGACCCGATCCACATCCGCGACTTTCACGCCACGATCCTGCACCTCATGGGCTTCGACCACGAGCGGTTCACGCACCGCTTCCAGGGGCTCGATCAGAAACTGACCGGTGTGGTCCCGGCGCACGTGATCCCCGAGCTGATCGTGTAG
- a CDS encoding DUF1553 domain-containing protein produces the protein MDCLVCHASRLRDLPIAVLLAAAVFAMPAATAHAGDDLQYNRDIRPILAENCFACHGADSAARKAGLRLDQRDAAIELGALVPHDPGGSGLIERVLSDDPALVMPPPELKKTLTAEQKQTLQRWIAAGGEYEPHWSLIPPQKADPPAVRDESWVRNAIDRFVLARLEAEDLRPADECDPRRLFRRLHLDITGLPPEPELADQFVEDYAQRKDLALSEWLDRLMATPAWGEHRARYWLDAARYGDTHGLHFDNYREMWPYRDWVIRSFNHNQPFDEFTVEQLAGDLLPNPSREQLVATGLQRCNITTNEGGTIDAENLALYAADRVQTYGWVFMGMTTNCAQCHDHKFDPITMRDYYALAAFFSNTESPAKDGNVKDGLGPTLKVPTQADLPRWEALPAEIAAAEKRRADHRAGAGRAFDAWLAEATPASLARVSDDNLLARLPLTEGRGDHPQNLAPGSTTPAATGPLRWSDNEGSDAAVVLSHGATITLGENGDFERDDSFSYAAWVRSASPGSGAGIVAKMDVANSHRGWDLWQSGGKLAVHIIDSWPNNALKVSTKDAVVQADQWMHVVATYDGSGKAAGIRIYVNGQQAPLNVDQDSLNKDASIRTDTPLRIGQRSIDSVFDGGSVRDFRLYQRQLSGSEAKLLADGVVLREALAKDTSHRTDDDRHTLFEHYLTSLDADYQQLDARVASLQQERNAIDARSPVTHIQRERADRQPMAHVLLRGAYDQPGEQVAAATPAALPPLPEGAPANRLGLARWTVDRSNPLTARVTVNRFWQEVFGQGLVTTPEDFGVTGMLPSHPHLLDWLAVDFQDNGWDVKRLFKQMLMSAAYRQSAAATPGVIERDPANALLSRGPRFRMDAEVLRDSALATSGLLSRKMYGPGTRPYQPGDIWNVVGLPGADTREYVQDQGEELHRRTLYHFWKRMAHPPNLDAFNAPSREVCTVRRERTNTPLQALVTLNDPQFVEAARRLAENTLRDFPDDDRQALRRVARRVLCRDFTAAERDVLLTDKQAYDDYYQAEPVAAAALIGVGDTPLYDGIAPADLASWTMICSQVMNLDEALNK, from the coding sequence ATGGATTGCCTCGTCTGCCACGCTTCTAGACTCCGCGACCTGCCGATCGCCGTGCTTCTTGCTGCGGCCGTCTTTGCTATGCCGGCGGCCACGGCCCACGCCGGCGACGACCTGCAGTACAACCGAGACATCCGTCCGATCCTGGCGGAGAACTGCTTCGCGTGCCACGGCGCCGACAGCGCAGCCCGCAAGGCGGGCCTGCGGCTCGACCAACGGGACGCGGCGATTGAGCTGGGCGCCCTCGTGCCCCACGACCCGGGCGGCAGCGGCCTGATCGAGCGGGTCCTGAGCGACGACCCCGCGCTGGTCATGCCGCCGCCGGAACTGAAGAAGACGCTCACCGCCGAGCAGAAGCAGACGCTCCAGCGGTGGATCGCCGCGGGCGGCGAGTACGAGCCGCACTGGTCGCTCATCCCGCCACAGAAGGCCGACCCGCCGGCCGTGCGGGACGAGTCGTGGGTCCGCAACGCCATCGACCGGTTCGTGCTGGCGCGGCTCGAAGCGGAAGACCTGCGCCCGGCCGACGAGTGCGACCCGCGGCGGCTGTTCCGTCGGCTTCACCTGGACATCACCGGCCTGCCGCCCGAGCCAGAGCTGGCCGACCAGTTTGTCGAGGACTACGCGCAGCGCAAGGACCTTGCCTTGAGCGAGTGGCTCGACCGACTGATGGCGACCCCCGCCTGGGGCGAGCACCGCGCCCGGTACTGGCTCGACGCGGCCCGCTACGGCGACACCCACGGCCTGCACTTCGACAACTACCGCGAGATGTGGCCCTACCGCGACTGGGTAATCCGCTCGTTCAACCACAATCAGCCGTTCGACGAGTTCACCGTCGAGCAGCTTGCCGGCGACCTGCTGCCCAACCCCAGCCGCGAACAGCTAGTGGCGACCGGCCTGCAGCGGTGCAACATAACCACCAACGAGGGCGGCACCATCGACGCGGAAAACCTGGCCTTGTACGCCGCCGACCGCGTGCAGACCTACGGCTGGGTGTTCATGGGCATGACCACCAACTGCGCCCAGTGCCACGACCACAAGTTCGACCCGATCACGATGCGCGACTACTACGCGCTGGCCGCGTTCTTCAGCAACACCGAGTCGCCGGCCAAGGACGGCAACGTCAAAGACGGCCTGGGCCCGACGCTCAAGGTCCCCACCCAGGCGGACCTGCCCCGCTGGGAGGCGTTGCCGGCCGAGATCGCAGCCGCCGAGAAGCGGCGGGCCGACCACCGGGCGGGGGCCGGACGCGCGTTCGACGCCTGGCTCGCCGAAGCCACCCCCGCAAGCCTGGCCCGCGTCTCCGATGACAACCTGCTGGCGCGGCTACCGCTTACCGAGGGCCGGGGCGATCATCCCCAGAACCTGGCGCCGGGCTCCACCACGCCGGCCGCTACCGGCCCGCTGCGGTGGTCGGACAACGAGGGATCGGACGCGGCGGTGGTGCTGAGCCACGGCGCGACGATCACGCTCGGCGAGAACGGCGACTTCGAGCGCGACGACTCGTTCAGCTACGCCGCCTGGGTGCGGAGCGCCAGCCCCGGGTCGGGCGCCGGCATCGTGGCGAAGATGGACGTCGCGAACAGCCACCGCGGGTGGGACCTGTGGCAGTCGGGCGGGAAGCTGGCGGTGCACATCATCGATAGCTGGCCCAACAACGCCCTGAAAGTCAGCACCAAGGACGCGGTGGTGCAGGCCGACCAGTGGATGCACGTCGTAGCGACGTACGACGGGTCAGGCAAGGCGGCGGGCATCCGGATCTACGTGAATGGCCAGCAGGCGCCGCTGAACGTGGACCAGGATTCTCTGAACAAGGACGCTTCGATCCGCACCGACACCCCCCTGCGGATCGGCCAGCGGAGCATCGACTCGGTATTCGACGGCGGTTCGGTGCGGGACTTCCGGCTCTACCAGCGTCAGCTGTCCGGCTCGGAGGCCAAGCTGCTCGCCGACGGCGTTGTGCTGAGGGAGGCGCTCGCCAAAGACACTTCGCATCGCACCGACGACGACCGCCACACGCTCTTCGAACACTACCTCACCTCACTGGACGCCGACTACCAGCAGCTCGACGCGCGGGTGGCATCGCTGCAGCAGGAGCGCAACGCGATCGACGCCCGCAGCCCGGTCACCCACATCCAGCGGGAACGCGCCGACCGGCAGCCGATGGCCCACGTCCTGTTGCGGGGCGCCTACGACCAGCCGGGCGAGCAGGTCGCCGCCGCCACGCCCGCGGCGCTGCCGCCGCTGCCCGAGGGCGCGCCGGCCAACCGGCTCGGCCTGGCGCGTTGGACGGTCGACCGATCGAACCCGCTCACCGCCCGCGTGACGGTCAACCGGTTCTGGCAGGAGGTTTTCGGCCAGGGGCTGGTCACCACGCCGGAGGACTTCGGCGTCACGGGGATGCTGCCGAGCCACCCGCACCTGCTGGACTGGCTGGCGGTCGACTTCCAGGACAACGGCTGGGACGTGAAACGGCTGTTCAAGCAGATGCTGATGAGCGCCGCGTACCGCCAGTCGGCCGCGGCCACTCCCGGGGTGATCGAGCGCGACCCCGCCAACGCCCTGCTCTCCCGCGGCCCGCGGTTCCGGATGGACGCGGAGGTGCTGCGGGACTCGGCGCTGGCGACCAGCGGGCTGCTGTCCCGCAAGATGTACGGCCCCGGCACGCGCCCCTACCAGCCGGGCGACATCTGGAACGTGGTGGGCCTGCCGGGCGCCGACACCCGCGAGTACGTGCAGGACCAGGGCGAGGAGCTGCACCGCCGCACGCTGTACCACTTCTGGAAGCGGATGGCCCACCCGCCCAACCTCGACGCGTTCAACGCCCCCAGCCGCGAGGTCTGCACCGTGAGGCGCGAGCGGACCAACACGCCGCTGCAGGCGCTGGTCACGCTTAACGACCCGCAGTTTGTCGAGGCCGCGCGGCGGCTGGCCGAGAACACACTGCGCGACTTCCCCGACGACGACCGCCAGGCGCTGCGCCGCGTGGCGCGACGCGTGCTCTGCCGCGACTTCACCGCGGCCGAGCGGGACGTGCTGCTGACCGACAAACAGGCCTACGACGACTACTACCAGGCCGAGCCGGTGGCGGCGGCCGCCCTGATCGGCGTGGGCGACACGCCGCTGTACGACGGGATCGCGCCGGCCGATTTGGCGTCGTGGACGATGATCTGCAGCCAGGTGATGAACCTCGACGAAGCGTTGAACAAGTAG